The window CGAGCACCCGTAGGTCCTGGCCGGTCACCTGCTCCTCGAGCAGGACCTCGTTGCTGATGCGTCGCGCGGCCGCGATGGCGCGCTCGAGCTCGTCCGGGTCGGTGACGCCGACGGTGATGCCCTGACCCTGCTCGCCGCGGGCGGGCTTCACGACCACGGACCCGACCTCGGCGAGGAACTCCGCGTCGGCTGCCGTCCCGTCCGCCGCGCGGCCGCGGGGCACCGAGAGACCGGCCTGCGCGAGCACCCGGCGGGTGACGCGCTTGTCGTCGCACCGGCTCATCGCGACCGCCGTGGTCAGCTCGGACAGCGACTCCCGCGTCACGACCTTGCGGCCGCCGTGCGTCAGGCGGAGCTCACCCCACGCGGGGTCGAGCACCTCGACGTGGATGCCGCGGCGGATCGCCTCGTCGGCGACGATGCGTGCGTACGGGTTGAGCTGCGCGAGGTCCTCGGCCGGGCTGGAGGCGAACAGCCGTTCGTTGATGGGGTTCTTGCGCTTGACGCAGAAGACGGGGTGCCGGACAAAGCCGAGCTTCTCGTACAGCCGGATCGCCGGTGAGTTGTCGTGCAGCACCGAGAGGTCGACGTAGGCCGCGCCGGCGTCGGAGAGCCGGCCGGCGAGCGAGAGCACGAGGGCCTCGCCCACGCCCGGCCGCCTGCACTGCGGGTCGACGGCCAGGCACCACAGGCTCGAACCGTGCTCAGGGTCCCCGAACGCCATGCGGTGGTCGACGCCGGTGACGGTGCCGACTATCGCGCCCGCCTCGCCGCTCGCGGTGACCTCCTCGGCGAGGAGGTAGTGGAACGCCTCGTCCTCGGAGTTGGCCAGCAGCGTGGCCGGTGGGGCGGTGAGCATGCCGCACGACGCGTACAGCCGGTTGACGGCCTCCGCGTCCGCGCGACTCGACAGGGTGCGGACGCGCACGAACGCGTCCGTGGGCGGCTCCGGGTGAGAGCCCGACAGATAGAGCCGGTACGTCACCGACGGATCTATGAACAGCTCGAACGGCGCCATGCTGACGAGCACCTGAGGCTCCGTCACGTACATGCAGATGTCGCGGCGTCCGCTGGTTTCCTCCGCCAGCACGCTGAGCAGGTGTTCGTGGTCGGCGAAGGTCTGACCCAGAATCAGCCGGCCCCACCCCAGGTCCAGCGCCACGTCCGTCTTGGCGTCGGGCGAGCGCCAGGACTGCGCCTGCCACCACTCCCGGCGCTCACCGATGGAGGTCGTCATGTCGTTGTTCCCCCAGACTTACAGGCCATGGCCCTGGAGCCACAGCTCGAGGAGCCCCAGCTGCCACAGCGGGTTACCGCGCAGCGGCGTGAGATTGCCGTTCGGATCGGCGAGCAGTCGGGACACCTCCGATTCGGCGAAAAGCCCACGTTGCCGGGCGGCCGGCGCGTGGAGGGCGTCCCGCACGAGGTCCAGGTACGGCCCCTGCAGGTGCTTGAGCGCGGGCACCGGGAAGTAGCCCTTCGGACGGTCGATGACCGCGTCCGGGATGACTCGGCGACCGGCCTCCTTCAGTACGCCCTTGCCCTCCTGTGCGAGCTTGAGCTCGGGCGGGCAGGCGGCGGCGAGCTCCACGAGCTCGTG of the Sporichthya polymorpha DSM 43042 genome contains:
- the ngg gene encoding N-acetylglutaminylglutamine synthetase, with the protein product MTTSIGERREWWQAQSWRSPDAKTDVALDLGWGRLILGQTFADHEHLLSVLAEETSGRRDICMYVTEPQVLVSMAPFELFIDPSVTYRLYLSGSHPEPPTDAFVRVRTLSSRADAEAVNRLYASCGMLTAPPATLLANSEDEAFHYLLAEEVTASGEAGAIVGTVTGVDHRMAFGDPEHGSSLWCLAVDPQCRRPGVGEALVLSLAGRLSDAGAAYVDLSVLHDNSPAIRLYEKLGFVRHPVFCVKRKNPINERLFASSPAEDLAQLNPYARIVADEAIRRGIHVEVLDPAWGELRLTHGGRKVVTRESLSELTTAVAMSRCDDKRVTRRVLAQAGLSVPRGRAADGTAADAEFLAEVGSVVVKPARGEQGQGITVGVTDPDELERAIAAARRISNEVLLEEQVTGQDLRVLVIDHEVVAAAIRKPAAVIGTGEHTIRTLIEAQSRRRSAATGGESRIPIDDTTVEIVREAGYDLDDVLPVDVELQVRRTANLHTGGTIHDVTAQLHPELAAAAVLASQALDIPVVGMDFMVPAVDGPDYHVIEANERPGLANHEPQPTAQRFIDLLFPATRPLPGPWVPTPARSDV